The Cellulomonas sp. P24 genome contains a region encoding:
- the dhaK gene encoding dihydroxyacetone kinase subunit DhaK, translated as MKKLINDPESVVAESVEGFGLAHADVVEVHTDPLYVLRAGGAVTGKVGLVSGGGSGHEPLHAGFVGHGMLDAAVPGAVFTSPTPDQIAPALIAADGGVGVVAIVKNYTGDVLNFETAAELADAEGTQVRSVIVNDDVAVEDSLYTAGRRGVAGTVAVEKIAGAAAARGADLDAVVAVAEKVIANVRTMGVALSACTVPHAGRPSFDLTDEEIEIGIGIHGEPGRHRIPAAPADAITEMLLTPVADDLGLASGEKVLLLVNGMGGTPASELYIVYRQARRLLEARGVEVSRSLVGNYVTSLEMQGCSVTVLRLDDELTTLWDAPVHTAALRW; from the coding sequence GTGAAGAAGCTCATCAACGACCCCGAGTCCGTCGTCGCCGAGTCGGTCGAAGGGTTCGGTCTTGCCCACGCAGACGTCGTCGAGGTCCACACCGACCCGCTGTACGTGCTCCGCGCAGGTGGAGCGGTGACCGGGAAGGTCGGGCTCGTGTCCGGGGGCGGCAGCGGTCACGAGCCCCTGCACGCCGGGTTCGTCGGCCACGGCATGCTCGACGCCGCCGTCCCGGGTGCGGTGTTCACCTCCCCCACGCCTGACCAGATCGCCCCCGCGCTCATCGCCGCAGACGGTGGCGTCGGGGTCGTGGCGATCGTGAAGAACTACACGGGCGACGTCCTCAACTTCGAGACCGCCGCCGAGCTGGCCGACGCCGAGGGCACGCAGGTGCGTTCGGTGATCGTCAACGACGACGTCGCCGTCGAGGACTCGCTGTACACGGCCGGTCGACGAGGCGTCGCCGGTACCGTCGCGGTCGAGAAGATCGCCGGCGCGGCTGCCGCGCGCGGTGCCGACCTGGACGCCGTGGTCGCGGTCGCGGAGAAGGTCATCGCGAACGTGCGGACCATGGGCGTCGCGCTCAGCGCCTGCACCGTCCCGCACGCCGGGAGGCCGAGCTTCGACCTCACGGACGAGGAGATCGAGATCGGCATCGGCATCCACGGCGAGCCCGGACGGCACCGGATCCCCGCCGCGCCGGCCGACGCGATCACCGAGATGCTCCTGACCCCGGTGGCCGACGACCTCGGCCTCGCGAGCGGCGAGAAGGTCCTGCTGCTCGTCAACGGGATGGGCGGCACGCCCGCGTCCGAGCTGTACATCGTCTACCGCCAGGCGCGGCGGCTCCTCGAGGCCCGAGGCGTCGAGGTGAGCCGGTCGTTGGTCGGCAACTACGTGACGTCGCTCGAGATGCAGGGCTGCTCGGTCACGGTGCTGCGGCTCGACGACGAACTCACCACGTTGTGGGACGCTCCGGTGCACACCGCCGCTCTACGGTGGTGA